In Ascochyta rabiei chromosome 2, complete sequence, one genomic interval encodes:
- a CDS encoding Non-specific serine/threonine protein kinase gives MSMFRRPGESSSSSSSEASYDRTEDEEPESSRQNGFLSRINTLESGASGVPVDAQRPSLAELRQESAQDVRNIMLHAMLEEKAIAEAAARLKTDPTDPEAQRQGREAYQRLARQLFDDKYASDEFRSHRKQAQQGINTLTSSHLQTLSTIPQDTQALVMHHMQGNAVPAPQPPLPGIEVLSGLHSPAGLYLRGYPDLQNDRYVRDFSELEVVGKGGYGKVYKVKHKLDGSFYAVKRIPVPPAKLAKVQQQGPEALSSMLEEVRSLARFDHANIVRYHNAWLEFTTPPTERPFVPMTTVVRDNRLLEDPANFSSSPSDVDYLQKKMDSMQFEEPSANSGADIVFEASDTGEGDNSRGNVDHLSLREQLSVKRKKRRSSQASQATIATVSSTRSRMSAVEDVSEDFDDEDVEMIPRRHMPSSQDLTTDLSDSMVSHSDGPAGPLVKTRASGPVLTLNVQMSLYESSLAAFLSPERTSLSSQAEVRHCFHACVSWELLSNILAGVEYLHSQGVVHRDLKPANVFLSLSTGRRGPYGSVDLSSCKACPERACVHVVPRIGDFGLVAALDEASSTESRNSRAASTKPVGTEFYRPSTSSRNSDKLDVFALGVMAVELLCPFGTRMERSATLSRLRHGAFPDGFAARLGPQGDRAQQLIGAMVLADEQQRMGCEEARGEVARLVEALRGSSC, from the coding sequence ATGTCTATGTTTCGCAGGCCTGGAGAATCCTCATCGTCGTCTTCTTCAGAGGCTTCCTATGACCGAACGGAGGATGAAGAGCCGGAATCGTCTCGCCAGAATGGCTTTTTGTCCCGCATCAACACATTGGAATCAGGTGCATCTGGAGTACCTGTAGATGCGCAGCGCCCATCTCTTGCAGAATTGAGGCAAGAATCGGCCCAAGATGTGCGAAACATTATGCTTCATGCAATGCTGGAGGAGAAGGCCATTGCAGAAGCTGCAGCGCGGCTGAAGACAGACCCCACCGATCCGGAGGCTCAGAGGCAGGGTCGAGAAGCGTACCAACGGCTTGCTCGTCAATTGTTTGACGACAAGTATGCCAGCGACGAGTTCCGAAGTCATCGTAAGCAGGCGCAGCAAGGTATCAATACACTGACTAGCAGCCATCTGCAAACACTGTCCACAATCCCGCAAGATACTCAAGCGTTGGTCATGCACCACATGCAAGGTAACGCCGTGCCTGCACCACAGCCGCCGCTTCCTGGTATCGAAGTTCTGTCAGGCCTGCACTCACCGGCGGGATTGTATCTACGCGGGTATCCGGACTTGCAAAATGACCGCTATGTGCGAGACTTCTCGGAACTCGAGGTTGTTGGTAAGGGTGGCTACGGCAAGGTCTACAAGGTCAAGCACAAGCTCGATGGATCGTTTTACGCAGTCAAGCGTATTCCTGTGCCCCCTGCCAAGCTAGCAAAAGTTCAGCAGCAAGGGCCGGAGGCGTTGAGCAGCATGTTGGAAGAAGTACGGTCTTTAGCCCGCTTCGACCACGCAAACATTGTCCGTTACCACAATGCATGGCTGGAATTTACAACACCACCTACGGAAAGGCCGTTTGTACCAATGACGACCGTCGTACGAGATAACCGGCTGCTCGAGGATCCTGCAAACTTCTCTTCGAGCCCCTCGGACGTGGACTATCTCCAGAAGAAGATGGACAGCATGCAGTTTGAGGAGCCATCAGCCAACTCTGGCGCAGACATTGTCTTCGAAGCAAGCGACACTGGCGAGGGAGACAACTCAAGGGGCAACGTGGACCACCTGTCCCTTCGAGAGCAGCTGAGCGTCAAGCGAAAGAAACGGCGTAGCAGCCAGGCCAGCCAGGCTACGATTGCGACTGTGTCGTCTACAAGGTCTCGCATGAGCGCCGTGGAGGATGTTTCCGAGGATTTCGATGACGAGGACGTTGAGATGATCCCTCGACGACACATGCCCTCGTCGCAGGACCTCACGACGGATCTGTCGGACAGCATGGTCTCACACAGCGATGGGCCGGCAGGGCCTCTTGTCAAGACGCGAGCGAGCGGCCCAGTCCTGACGCTGAACGTGCAGATGTCACTGTATGAGAGCAGCCTCGCCGCGTTCCTCTCGCCCGAGCGCACGTCGTTGTCGAGCCAGGCCGAAGTGAGGCACTGCTTCCACGCATGCGTATCGTGGGAGCTCCTGAGCAACATCCTCGCGGGGGTCGAGTACCTCCACAGCCAAGGCGTGGTGCACCGCGACCTCAAGCCAGCCAACGTGTTCCTCTCGCTCAGCACGGGGCGGCGGGGACCATACGGGTCGGTGGATCTCTCGTCGTGCAAGGCGTGTCCGGAGCGGGCGTGCGTGCACGTGGTACCGCGGATAGGTGATTTTGGCCTCGTGGCCGCGCTCGACGAGGCGAGCAGCACCGAGTCCCGAAACAGCAGGGCGGCGAGCACCAAACCCGTGGGCACGGAATTCTACCGCCCGTCGACGAGCAGCCGCAACAGCGACAAGCTGGACGTGTTCGCGCTCGGGGTCATGGCCGTGGAGCTGCTGTGTCCGTTTGGCACGCGCATGGAGCGCAGCGCCACGCTGTCGCGACTGCGGCACGGCGCGTTTCCCGACGGCTTCGCGGCGCGCTTGGGTCCGCAGGGCGACAGGGCGCAGCAGCTGATTGGCGCCATGGTGCTGGCGGACGAGCAGCAGCGCATGGGATGCGAGGAGGCGCGTGGCGAGGTGGCGAGGTTGGTGGAGGCGTTGCGCGGGAGCAGCTGTTGA
- a CDS encoding Exosome complex component rrp42, which yields MPPQAALVNLSPAELSFLRSALTQSPPLRLDATKGPRDFRSMRAEYDVLPTANGSARIALEDGTEALVGVKAEVERTPHPPLLREQHGLDGSHGGHSSDPNPLGQNAWVEVSVELPGFRDDDALPVFLASMLTESLLASGALKDSLYINPRFHWKLFVDILLLSPPLSYPLALLSMTTHLALLTAHLPALKSDKDEDPLFDDDWAAASPLYPHSSTRHTPPVIILAIAVGPNIIFDPCKEELAVADAVLAIACTSTSSAASSKILSIRTIDPPSHLTPPAVPNSMNSATGGAAPESSAHALTLRELLATTGVWTPPRGGMKRGLVSHVAKMVVEKGGVADDVIGALAAIEVG from the exons ATGCCGCCCCAGGCCGCCCTCGTCAACCTCTCGCCCGCCGAGCTGTCGTTCCTGCGCTCCGCCCTCACCCAGTCCCCGCCCCTGCGCCTCGACGCCACAAAGGGCCCGCGCGACTTCCGCTCCATGCGCGCCGAGTACGACGTCCTGCCCACGGCCAACGGCAGCGCCCGCATCGCCCTCGAAGACGGCACCGAGGCCCTGGTCGGCGTCAAGGCCGAGGTCGAGCGCACCCCGCACCCGCCGCTCCTGCGCGAGCAGCACGGCCTCGACGGGAGCCATGGCGGGCACAGCAGCGACCCCAACCCACTCGGCCAGAACGCGTGGGTAGAGGTGAGCGTCGAGCTCCCGGGCTTccgcgacgacgacgcccTGCCCGTCTTCCTCGCCTCCATGCTCACCGAGAGCCTGCTCGCGAGCGGAGCGCTCAAGGACAGCCTCTACATCAACCCCCGCTTCCACTGGAAGCTCTTCGTCGAC atcctcctcctctcccCGCCCCTCTCCTACCCCCTCGCCCTCCTGTCCATGACCACCCACCTCGCCCTCCTCACCGCCCACCTGCCCGCCCTCAAGTCGGACAAGGACGAAGACCCGCTCTTCGACGACGACTGGGCCGCCGCCTCGCCCCTGTACCCGCACTCGAGCACTCGCCACACGCCGCCCGTCATCATCCTCGCCATCGCCGTCGGCCCCAACATCATCTTCGACCCCTGCAAGGAGGAGCTGGCCGTCGCCGACGCCGTGCTGGCCATCGCCTGCACGAGCACCTCGTCCGCCGCCTCCTCCAAGATCCTCTCCATCCGCACAATCGACCCCCCGAGCCACCTGACGCCACCCGCGGTCCCCAACAGCATGAACTCGGCCACCGGCGGTGCCGCCCCAGAATCCAGCGCCCACGCCCTCACCCTGCGCGAGCTGCTCGCTACCACCGGCGTCTGGACGCCCCCGCGCGGCGGCATGAAGCGCGGCCTCGTCAGCCACGTCGCCAAGATGGTCGTCGAGAAGGGCGGCGTGGCCGACGACGTTATCGGCGCGCTGGCAGCGATTGAGGTTGGGTGA
- a CDS encoding Putative monocarboxylate transporter mch1, with amino-acid sequence MPSPSSSKRSSTHGRIDKLDYHSPRRPLLAATAATAATAATAATAATAASDASSLDAASNSNSHSHAGSFFEHVAEGVMERDRDRLQRLAVRWLSFAWAVVNCLCAGSITAYSLYAPLFQRRLHYTQLQVNAVSIVAELGMYLPVPLFGYLCDRLGPAAPSALSAAFFGLGYLLAAFAYHSGPPPSAGGHGWPFAAMLLAFFAVGMGTSCMYLSAVTTCAKNFGRGNAKGIALAVPIAAFGLSGMWQSQLGEHVLYETNPDGSRGHVDVFRFFLFLAGLLLAVGLVGTLTLRIIDEDELIDDAVDELERSGLLAQDAFFTAAAQTHGYGTLPPHHLSDSTLDFLHSEAAALKARHDEEARKKTWLLNEETRRYLLDPTMWWLAAGFFLVTGPGEAFINNLGTIINTLTPPHVDVSTTPATHVSIVAITSTLARLLTGTLSDMLAPPAPARSHLQGPDSIANSLSSLPPHPARRFTLSRVTFLLTFALLLSLGQVLLASGLIQNHPSRFSLVSALIGAGYGAVFSLTPIVVSVVWGVENFGTNWGILAMTPAAGATLWGAVYAFVYQRGADAMTMGDRDEDDVLCYGKACYASTFWAMALCVWLAVGMWTYAWRGPGGWKRRGVAV; translated from the coding sequence ATGCCGTCGCCCTCGAGCTCCAAGCGCAGCAGCACCCACGGCCGCATCGACAAGCTCGACTACCACTCCCCGCGCCGCCCACTgctcgccgccaccgccgccaccgccgccaccgccgccaccgccgccaccgccgccaccgccgcctcGGACGCCTCCAGCCTCGACGCggccagcaacagcaacagccacagccacgcCGGCAGCTTCTTCGAGCACGTCGCCGAGGGCGTCATGGAGCGCGACCGCGACCGTCTGCAGCGCCTCGCCGTGCGCTGGCTGAGCTTCGCCTGGGCCGTTGTCAACTGCCTCTGCGCCGGCAGCATCACCGCCTACTCGCTGTACGCCCCGCTCTTCCAGCGCCGCCTGCACTACACCCAGCTGCAGGTCAACGCCGTCAGCATCGTCGCCGAGCTGGGCATGTACCTGCCCGTCCCGCTCTTCGGCTACCTGTGCGACCGCCTGGGCCCCGCCGCCCCCTCGGCCCTGTCCGCCGCCTTCTTCGGCCTGGGCTACCTGCTCGCTGCCTTTGCCTACCACAGCGGCCCCCCGCCCTCGGCCGGCGGACACGGCTGGCCCTTTGCCGCCATGCTGCTGGCCTTCTTCGCCGTCGGCATGGGCACCAGCTGCATGTACCTGTCCGCCGTCACCACGTGCGCAAAGAACTTTGGCCGCGGCAACGCAAAGGGCATCGCCCTGGCCGTCCCCATCGCCGCCTTCGGTCTGAGCGGCATGTGGCAGAGCCAGCTCGGCGAGCACGTCCTGTACGAGACCAACCCCGACGGCTCCCGCGGCCACGTCGACGTCTTCCGCTTCTTCCTGTTCCTCGCCGGCCTGCTCCTCGCCGTCGGCCTCGTCGGCACCCTCACCCTGCGCATCAtcgacgaggacgagctgATTGACGACGCCGTCGACGAGCTCGAGCGCTCCGGCCTGCTCGCCCAGGACGCCTTCttcaccgccgccgcccagACCCACGGCTACGGCACCCTGCCCCCGCACCACCTCTCCGACTCCACCTTGGACTTCCTCCACTCCGAGGCCGCCGCCCTCAAGGCCCGCCACGACGAAGAGGCCCGCAAGAAGACCTGGCTCCTCAACGAAGAGACCCGCCGCTACCTCCTCGACCCCACCATGTGGTGGCTCGCCGCCGGCTTCTTCCTCGTCACCGGCCCGGGAGAAGCCTTCATCAACAACCTCGGCACCATCATCAACACCCTCACCCCGCCGCACGTCGACGTCTCCACCACCCCCGCCACCCACGTCTCCATTGTAGCCATCACCTCCACCCTCGCCCGCCTGCTCACCGGCACCCTCAGCGACATGCTGGCCCCGCCCGCCCCAGCACGCAGCCACCTCCAGGGGCCCGACAGCATCGCCAACTCGCTCTCTTCGCTGCCGCCCCACCCCGCCCGCCGCTTCACCCTAAGCCGCGTCACCTTTCTGCTGACCTTTGCCCTGCTCCTCTCCCTCGGCCAAGTCCTGCTCGCCAGCGGCCTGATCCAGAACCACCCCTCGCGCTTCTCCCTCGTCAGCGCCCTGATCGGCGCCGGCTATGGCGCCGTCTTCTCGCTGACCCCCATCGTCGTCTCCGTCGTCTGGGGCGTCGAGAACTTTGGCACAAACTGGGGCATTCTCGCAATGACCCCCGCCGCCGGTGCTACCCTCTGGGGCGCCGTCTACGCCTTTGTCTACCAGCGCGGCGCAGATGCCATGACCATGGGCGACAGGGACGAGGATGATGTTCTGTGCTACGGGAAGGCGTGCTATGCCTCGACCTTTTGGGCCATGGCCCTATGCGTCTGGCTCGCTGTTGGCATGTGGACGTATGCCTGGCGGGGGCCTGGCGGGTGGAAGAGGAGGGGGGTTGCTGTGTAg
- a CDS encoding general amino acid permease agp2: protein MASSGIDYVQNGPLDKKVVSVDEEKSFEPRRSDSVGSVRLVHDNTHRKLKSRHIQLIGIGGTIGTALYVQIGRGLMNGGPASLFIAFSLWCTVILAVTVSIAEMVTFLPISSPFIRFAGRFVDDAFGVAAGWNFFIFEAALVPFEIVACNVIINFWSNAVPVGAIIAIVIVLYGVINLMAVKWYGETEFWAAVGKVLLIIGLLIFTFISMLGGNPEKDRYGFRYWKKPGSFAELYYTGDLGRFLGFLQCLIQASFTIAGPDYVSMAAGETENPRKVMPRAYNAVFYRLTAFFVLGSLAVGINVPYNDPELKAAFADGKPGAAASPYVVAMNRLRIEVLPHIVNAGVLASAFSAGNSYVYCASRSLFGLALEGKAPKALTKCTKQGVPYLCVAVVLAISLLSFLQLSENSAVVLSWFVSLVTASQLINFSVMCYTFLCFYKACKVQGLDRNTLPYTGILQPYAAYYALTATFIMTFVGGYTVFLPGYWDVPTFLFSYMMVFLFPIIFLGWKFIKKTKTVKAHEADLVTDLAEIEEYHRNFVPTVETNWFNKMLDKLFG, encoded by the exons ATGGCCTCAAGCGGCATCGACTATGTCCAGAATGGGCCCCTCGACAAAAAGGTCGTGTCTGTCGACGAAGAGAAGAGCTTCGAACCTCGCCGCAGCGATTCGGTTGGCTCTGTAAGACTCGTTCACGACAATACCCACCGAAAGCTCAAGAGTCGACACATCCAGCTCATCGGTATTGGTGGTACTATCGGAACTGCCCTCTATGTCCAAATCGGTCGGGGCTTGATGAACGGCGGCCCAGCGTCGCTGTTCATTGCCTTCTCCTTGT GGTGCACTGTGATCTTAGCGGTCACTGTCA GTATCGCCGAAATGGTCACCTTTCTGCCAATCTCGTCGCCCTTTATTCGGTTTGCCGGCCGCTTTGTCGACGATGCTTTCGGTGTTGCTGCTGGCTGGAATTTTTTTATCTTCGAGGCTGCACTCGTGCCATTTGAGATAGTGGCTTGCAATGTCATTATCAATTTCTGGAGCAATGCGGTGCCTGTTGGTGCAATCATTGCcatcgtcatcgtcctcTATGG TGTGATCAATCTGATGGCCGTGAAATGGTACGGTGAGACCGAGTTCTGGGCTGCCGTCGGCAAAGTCCTGCTCATCATCGGTCTCCTTATCTTTACTTTCATCTCCATGTTGGGCGGAAACCCCGAGAAAGACCGCTATGGATTCAGGTACTGGAAGAAACCCGGTTCTTTCGCTGAGCTGTACTACACGGGCGACCTGGGCCGCTTCTTGGGCTTTTTGCAGTGCTTGATTCAGGCCTCCTTCACCATCGCTGGCCCAGACTACGTCTCTATGGCGGCCGGAGAGACCGAGAACCCAAGAAAGGTCATGCCTCGTGCCTACAACGCCGTCTTCTACCGTCTAACGGCGTTCTTCGTTCTCGGTTCCCTGGCTGTCGGCATCAACGTCCCATACAACGACCCTGAGCTGAAGGCCGCCTTCGCTGATGGCAAGCCCGGAGCTGCCGCTTCACCCTACGTCGTCGCCATGAACAGGCTTCGAATCGAGGTCCTGCCACACATCGTCAACGCTGGTGTGCTTGCTTCTGCCTTCTCTGCCGGTAACTCGTACGTCTACTGTGCGTCGCGCTCCCTCTTCGGTCTCGCGCTCGAAGGCAAAGCCCCAAAGGCCCTCACCAAATGCACCAAGCAGGGTGTGCCATACCTCTGCGTCGCCGTGGTCCTCGCCATCTCGCTGCTATCGTTCCTGCAGCTGAGCGAAAACTCCGCCGTCGTCCTCAGCTGGTTCGTGAGCTTGGTGACGGCCTCGCAGCTCATCAATTTCTCCGTCATGTGCTACACGTTCCTGTGCTTCTACAAGGCGTGCAAGGTGCAAGGCCTCGATCGCAACACGCTGCCCTACACGGGCATCCTGCAGCCGTACGCAGCATACTACGCGCTGACAGCGACCTTCATCATGACGTTTGTCGGCGGCTACACGGTGTTTCTGCCGGGCTACTGGGACGTCCCTACCTTCCTCTTCTC CTACATGATGGTGTTCCTCTTCCCCATCATCTTCCTCGGGTGGAAGTTCATCAAGAAGACCAAGACGGTCAAAGCGCACGAAGCGGATCTCGTCACCGATCTGGCTGAGATTGAAGAGTACCATCGTAACTTTGTGCCGACGGTCGAGACTAACTGGTTCAACAAGATGCTGGACAAGCTGTTCGGTTAA